From one Citrobacter sp. Marseille-Q6884 genomic stretch:
- a CDS encoding ABC transporter ATP-binding protein yields the protein MTLLIVRRASLGYAPQHPVLRNVSFNVPEGSICCLLGANGSGKTTLMRTLLGVIPPLQGSILLDGVAVNTLSERKRAGTIAWVPQAHNGVFAFRVLDMVMMGLAPQLAAFAVPGIKERAIAHQQLALLDIPHLAERRWNTLSGGERQLVLIARALVQQPRLLLLDEPASSLDFGHQIRLLDTLMTLKKSGMALLMSTHHPLHARAIADSVLRVEPDGLVSQGHPEQQLTAERLATLYRVTPSQIHHHLFGSQH from the coding sequence ATGACACTGCTGATCGTACGCCGTGCTTCACTGGGATACGCCCCCCAACACCCCGTGTTACGCAATGTTTCGTTCAACGTGCCTGAGGGCTCAATTTGCTGCCTTCTCGGCGCTAACGGGAGCGGTAAAACAACGCTGATGCGTACCCTGCTGGGCGTTATTCCACCGCTCCAGGGCAGCATTTTGCTGGATGGTGTCGCGGTGAACACGCTTAGCGAGCGAAAACGCGCTGGTACTATTGCCTGGGTTCCACAGGCGCACAACGGCGTTTTTGCTTTCCGCGTTCTGGATATGGTGATGATGGGACTTGCCCCGCAACTGGCGGCATTTGCAGTCCCTGGCATCAAAGAACGAGCAATTGCACATCAACAACTGGCGCTGCTCGACATTCCCCATCTGGCCGAGAGACGCTGGAACACGCTGAGCGGAGGAGAACGCCAGTTAGTCTTGATCGCCCGTGCGCTGGTACAGCAGCCACGTCTTCTGTTGCTGGATGAACCGGCATCCAGCCTCGATTTTGGCCATCAGATCCGCCTGCTTGATACGCTGATGACGCTGAAAAAAAGCGGCATGGCCTTGCTGATGTCCACTCACCACCCACTGCATGCGCGCGCCATTGCCGACAGCGTGTTGCGCGTCGAACCCGATGGTCTCGTATCACAAGGGCATCCCGAACAACAGCTCACCGCCGAACGCCTGGCAACGCTGTACCGCGTGACGCCCTCACAAATCCATCACCACCTCTTTGGGTCTCAACATTAA
- a CDS encoding FecCD family ABC transporter permease, translated as MLMIVAAVLCVTVAAVSGAYRLDTQHVIALVMSQDSVTAQDKIVFWQIRLPRILAALLLGAALAGAGTTYQGMFRNPLVSPDILGVAAGAGLGACSAILLGLPILYIQLYAFAGGLLVVAGVWLITRRVTRHDPVLTLVLVGIALGTACGAGISLIKTLADPYTQLPSITFWLLGGLSTITLHDLWFSAPLILAGSVPLLLLRWRMNLLTLSDDEARSLGINVSRLRLGLIVCATLMTACTVAIAGIIGWIGLVVPHIGRLLTGNNHQQLLPVSMGIGAILLLLTDTLARTLSSTEIPLGILTAFIGAPFFLLLLLRGGRP; from the coding sequence ATGCTGATGATTGTGGCCGCCGTGCTTTGCGTTACTGTGGCTGCGGTTTCTGGGGCATATCGTCTGGATACCCAGCACGTGATTGCCCTTGTGATGAGCCAGGATAGCGTCACGGCTCAGGATAAAATCGTCTTCTGGCAGATTCGTCTGCCGCGTATCCTGGCCGCCCTACTGCTGGGTGCGGCGCTGGCGGGAGCAGGTACAACCTATCAAGGTATGTTCCGTAATCCACTGGTCTCGCCGGATATTCTTGGCGTTGCGGCGGGCGCGGGCTTAGGAGCCTGTTCGGCCATCCTGCTGGGTTTACCAATCCTGTATATTCAGTTGTATGCATTCGCAGGAGGCTTGCTGGTCGTGGCGGGCGTCTGGCTCATCACCCGCCGGGTCACCCGCCACGATCCGGTGTTAACGCTGGTCCTGGTCGGGATTGCGTTGGGCACGGCGTGTGGCGCGGGTATCTCACTTATCAAAACGCTGGCTGACCCCTATACCCAGCTTCCCTCAATTACCTTCTGGCTGCTCGGTGGTTTATCCACCATTACGTTACATGACCTGTGGTTTTCTGCTCCGTTGATCCTGGCGGGTTCGGTTCCTCTGTTACTGCTCCGCTGGCGAATGAATCTGCTTACGCTCTCAGATGATGAAGCGCGTTCGTTGGGCATTAATGTTTCTCGTCTGCGCCTTGGACTGATAGTTTGCGCCACGCTCATGACCGCCTGTACCGTCGCCATTGCCGGAATTATTGGCTGGATTGGCCTGGTTGTACCGCATATCGGCAGGCTCCTCACCGGTAATAATCACCAGCAGTTACTCCCCGTCTCTATGGGCATTGGCGCTATTTTGCTGCTGCTCACCGACACCCTCGCGCGTACCCTCAGTAGCACGGAAATTCCGCTTGGGATCCTGACTGCGTTTATTGGCGCCCCCTTCTTTTTGTTGCTTCTCCTGCGAGGAGGCCGTCCATGA
- a CDS encoding ABC transporter substrate-binding protein, translating to MPLTRRMFAQLVASALLLRQLPAFAQPPRTVAIGTLPQPDAIQHIVSAGAPADMLLLAAAPEKLVGFSSFDFSRQVAIPFVDDIRTLPKLGRLAGRASTLSLETLLTLKPDLVIDCGNADETWLSQARQINAQTQIPWLLINGELRQTPEQLHAVGKALGTETRTAAQARLARQFIEEADTFSRTPAAKRRFYAARGARGLETGLQGSLHTEAAELLGLHNVAKIPGRQGLTQVSMENLLSWQPDIILVQDATTAQYLQEDPVWQGVKAVADKRILFLSGLPFGWLDAPPGINRLLGLRRLHAWLDPHVNARFKQDMQRYSQLFWHTTLIDSQYQRLVMA from the coding sequence ATGCCACTCACAAGACGGATGTTTGCCCAGCTCGTGGCATCTGCGCTGTTATTACGCCAACTTCCAGCCTTTGCCCAACCTCCGCGTACCGTTGCCATTGGCACATTGCCGCAGCCTGATGCGATTCAACATATTGTCAGCGCCGGAGCGCCAGCCGATATGTTACTGCTGGCCGCCGCACCTGAAAAACTGGTGGGGTTTTCCTCCTTCGATTTCTCCCGTCAGGTAGCTATTCCTTTTGTTGACGATATCCGCACATTGCCAAAGCTGGGGAGACTGGCGGGTCGCGCCAGTACCCTGTCACTTGAGACATTGCTAACGCTGAAACCCGATCTGGTCATTGACTGTGGGAATGCAGATGAAACCTGGCTTTCTCAGGCAAGGCAAATTAACGCACAAACGCAAATCCCGTGGCTGCTGATTAACGGTGAGCTTCGACAAACCCCAGAACAGCTGCATGCCGTAGGTAAAGCACTGGGGACAGAAACACGTACCGCCGCGCAAGCCAGGCTTGCCCGTCAATTTATTGAAGAAGCCGATACTTTTTCGCGTACGCCCGCCGCGAAGCGACGTTTTTATGCCGCACGCGGTGCCAGAGGACTGGAAACAGGATTACAAGGTTCATTGCATACCGAAGCCGCAGAGCTCCTGGGGCTACACAATGTCGCGAAGATCCCCGGACGACAAGGATTGACGCAGGTATCAATGGAAAATCTGCTGAGCTGGCAGCCTGATATTATCCTGGTGCAGGATGCGACGACTGCGCAGTACCTGCAAGAAGATCCTGTCTGGCAAGGGGTTAAGGCCGTTGCCGACAAACGTATCCTGTTCCTCAGCGGCCTGCCGTTTGGCTGGCTGGATGCGCCTCCTGGCATCAACCGTTTGCTGGGGCTACGCCGCCTCCACGCCTGGCTGGATCCTCACGTGAATGCCCGCTTTAAACAGGATATGCAACGCTATTCACAGTTGTTCTGGCATACCACGCTAATCGACTCACAGTATCAAAGACTGGTGATGGCCTGA
- a CDS encoding alpha,alpha-trehalase — MITPAIRHPGLLSVAIKLTFASTLFAFTSFAVNAEEYPANTPQPPDILLGPLFNDVQTAKLFPDQKTFADAVPNSDPLMILADYRMQKNQSGFDLRHFVDVNFTLPKAGEKYVPPAGQSLREHIDGLWPVLTRSTTDAEKWDSLLPLPEPYVVPGGRFREIYYWDSYFTMLGLAESNHWDKVSDMVANFAYEIDTWGHIPNGNRTYYLSRSQPPFFAFMVELLAQHDGNDALKKYLPQMLKEYTYWMEGVDVLQPGQQNKRVVKLDDGTILNRYWDDRDTPRPESWVEDIATAKSNPNRPATEIYRDLRSAAASGWDFSSRWMDNPNQLSTLRTTSIVPVDLNALLYKMEKMIALASKAAGDDAKATQYEGFARARQKGIETWLWNDKEGWYADYDLKSHKVRNQLTAAALFPLYVNAAAKDRATKVAGATQTHLLQPGGLATTSVKSGQQWDAPNGWAPLQWVATEGLQNYGQDNVAMDVTWRFLTNVQHTYDREKKLVEKYDVSTTGTGGGGGEYPLQDGFGWTNGVTLKMLDLICPKEKPCDSVPSTRPVAAHSAPAEPQKQTQPTP; from the coding sequence ATGATAACGCCAGCAATTCGCCATCCTGGCCTGCTCTCTGTTGCAATAAAACTGACGTTCGCAAGCACCCTTTTCGCCTTTACCTCTTTTGCCGTCAACGCTGAAGAATACCCCGCCAACACACCGCAGCCCCCGGATATTCTGCTTGGCCCTCTGTTTAATGATGTGCAAACGGCAAAACTGTTCCCTGATCAGAAGACGTTTGCAGATGCCGTGCCTAACAGCGATCCATTGATGATCCTCGCCGATTACCGGATGCAGAAAAATCAGTCAGGTTTCGATTTACGCCATTTTGTGGACGTAAACTTTACCCTGCCCAAAGCGGGTGAGAAATATGTACCGCCTGCCGGGCAATCGCTGCGTGAACATATTGATGGGCTGTGGCCGGTGTTAACTCGCTCGACAACCGATGCCGAAAAATGGGACTCGTTGCTGCCGCTGCCTGAACCGTATGTGGTGCCCGGTGGACGTTTTCGCGAAATTTATTACTGGGACAGCTATTTCACCATGCTGGGGCTTGCCGAAAGCAACCACTGGGATAAGGTCTCTGATATGGTGGCGAACTTCGCTTACGAGATCGACACCTGGGGACACATTCCGAACGGTAACCGAACCTACTATCTGAGCCGTTCTCAACCGCCGTTCTTCGCCTTTATGGTCGAACTGCTGGCGCAGCATGACGGCAACGACGCGCTGAAAAAATACCTGCCGCAGATGCTCAAAGAGTACACCTACTGGATGGAAGGTGTCGACGTGCTGCAACCGGGTCAACAGAATAAGCGCGTCGTCAAACTCGACGACGGTACCATTTTGAACCGCTACTGGGATGACCGCGATACGCCAAGGCCGGAGTCCTGGGTTGAAGATATTGCTACCGCCAAAAGTAACCCAAATCGCCCCGCGACGGAGATCTACCGTGACCTGCGCTCAGCCGCAGCCTCTGGCTGGGATTTCAGTTCGCGCTGGATGGATAACCCCAACCAGTTGAGCACCCTTCGCACCACCAGCATTGTGCCTGTCGATCTCAATGCGCTGCTGTACAAAATGGAAAAAATGATCGCGCTTGCCAGTAAAGCCGCAGGCGACGATGCCAAAGCCACTCAGTACGAAGGCTTCGCCAGAGCCCGCCAAAAAGGGATCGAAACCTGGCTGTGGAACGACAAAGAAGGCTGGTACGCCGACTATGACCTGAAGAGTCACAAAGTACGTAATCAGTTGACGGCCGCTGCGCTGTTCCCGCTGTATGTCAATGCTGCGGCCAAAGATCGCGCCACTAAAGTTGCAGGAGCAACCCAGACGCATCTGCTGCAGCCTGGCGGTCTGGCAACCACCTCGGTCAAAAGCGGCCAACAGTGGGATGCCCCAAATGGCTGGGCGCCACTCCAGTGGGTCGCAACGGAAGGGTTGCAAAATTATGGTCAGGATAACGTCGCCATGGACGTGACCTGGCGGTTCCTCACGAACGTTCAGCACACGTATGACCGGGAGAAAAAGCTGGTTGAGAAGTATGACGTGAGCACCACAGGCACCGGTGGGGGTGGCGGTGAGTATCCGCTGCAGGACGGTTTTGGCTGGACCAACGGCGTGACGTTAAAAATGCTCGATCTGATTTGCCCCAAAGAAAAGCCTTGTGACAGCGTGCCGTCTACGCGCCCGGTTGCCGCCCACTCAGCGCCTGCTGAACCCCAAAAGCAGACTCAGCCGACCCCTTAA